GAAAGAGGTGGAATCCGCGGATCATCGGGTTTGGTTTGTAAACTTGGATCGGTTTCAAATTCGGTTTGTAAATAATCCGCGTCGAGTTCTTCGGTTTCCCAATCTAGCCCCTCGTTTTCGGAATGGGCCGCAGTGGCAGTAGCTGCAGTCGATTGATGCGCAGCTACATTTAAAGGATTAAAAGCACTTTTTTCCATAGAGCACAAGCAAGAAGTATACGTTAAGAGTTATTTTATTCCGTTACAGCAACAAACGCAAGCACCTCAATCATTTTAAGTAAAAAGACACAAGTATCTGGCTATTATATGCAAAAATTAAATCAGGTAATTTTCTTAGGTTTCAGAATTTTAAAAAATTTTAATTTTACTTAGTCCGTATCCACTTTGTCCGGGTGCTTCCTGTATTTTACCAATAAGCCGGCTTTAAAAAGGAAGAATGCACAAGCGGATTAATACTATAGCTCTACCCGCCGCTAACCCGAATAACGAAACAGCCGCCTCATTTTCCTGATATTCCCTGGGGCAAGTCATCTTCCTTAAACTTCTTAATTAACTTAAAACATTTTTAAAATTCATGCAATGTTTTACGGGTAAATATTAATCATTCGTAAAAAAAAGTAATTTTGCGTTTGGTCTAAATCTTATCGGGAATCTTTTACTTGCGAATCTTATACATCAAGCAACCCAATGTCAGAATACAACTTTAACCAAATTGAAAAAAAGTGGCAGCAGTACTGGAATCAACAACAAACGTTTAAAGTTACGATAGACCCTAACCGGCCTAAGTACTACGTGCTGGATATGTTTCCGTATCCTTCCGGCGCGGGATTGCACGTAGGTCATCCGTTAGGTTATATTGCTTCTGATATTGTGGCGCGGTACAAACGTATTAAGGGGTTTAATGTTTTGCACCCCATGGGTTTTGATGCCTTTGGCTTACCCGCCGAACAATACGCCATCCAAACCGGACAGCACCCGGCCGTAACTACCGAGCAAAACATTGCCCACTACAAAGAACAATTAGCTAACCTGGGCTTTTCTTTTGATTGGAGCCGCGAAGTGCGCACTTCAGACCCGGCGTATTACAAATGGACACAGTGGATTTTTTTAAAATTATTTGATTCGTGGTATAACCAGGAAACCGATAAAGCCGAACCCATTAGTACCTTAATTGCCAAGTTTCAAGCAGGCGGCAACACCCAGGTTAAGGCAGCGGGCCACGAAGATGAAATTCCGCAGTTTAGCGCCCAGGAGTGGCAGCAGTTTTCAGAAAAAGAACAACAAGCCATTTTATTAAACTACAGGTTGGCGTTTTTATCGGATGCTACGGTAAACTGGTGCCCGGCTTTAGGTACGGTGCTGGCTAACGACGAGGTAAAAGATGGCGTATCGGAACGGGGAGGCTACCCGGTAATCCGGCAAAAAATGAAGCAATGGAGTTTACGGATTTCAGCTTATGCCGAACGTTTACTGAACGACCTCGATCAGATTGATTGGACCGAACCCATTAAAGAAATGCAGCGCAACTGGATTGGTAAATCTATTGGTGCCGAACTAAATTTTAAAATTAAAGATTCTGAGCAACAACTTAAGGTATTTACCACCCGGCCCGATACCATTTACGGGGTTTCTTTTCTGGTAATTGCGCCGGAGCACGAATGGGTGCCCGAGTTAACTTCGCCGGAACAAAAAGAAGCTGTAGAAGAATACGTAAACACGGCCAAAAACCGCTCTGAGCGCGACCGCATGAGCGATGTGAAACACATTAGCGGGGTTTTTACGGGCTCTTACGTTATCAATCCTATTAGCGGCGACGAAATACCATTGTGGATTGCCGATTACGTGTTGGCCGGTTACGGAACAGGCGTTGTAATGGCCGTACCCGCCAGCGACAGCCGCGATTTTAACTTTGCCCAGCACTTTAATTTACCCATTATACCGGTAATCGAAGGCTCTACGCCCGACGAAGTTTACGAAGCCAAAGAAGGCATCATGATGAACTCGGGTTTCTTAAACGGATTAACCGTGAAGGAAGCTATAAAAGCCGCAGTTGCTAAATTTGAAGAAATGGGAATTGGTAAAGGCAAGGTACAATACCGGATTCACGATGCGGTGTTTGGCCGGCAGCGTTACTGGGGCGAACCTATTCCGATTTACTACAAAGACGAAACGCCTTACCCATTACCAGAAAGTGAATTGCCGTTAATTTTACCCGACATTGATGCGTTTTTACCTACCGAAACCGGAGAACCGCCGCTTGGTCGCGCAAAAGATTGGAAATATCAGGACCAGTATCATTACGAGTTAACTACAATGCCGGGTTGGGCCGGCTCTAGTTGGTATTACTTGCGCTACATGTCGCCGGATGATAACGAACAATTTGTATTGCCGGAAGCAGAAAAATACTGGAACAGCGTTGATTTATACATTGGTGGTTCCGAACACGCTACCGGCCACTTGTTGTATTCGCGTTTTTGGTATAAATTTTTAAAAGATCTGGGTTATGTATCAAATGAAGAGCCGTTTAAGAAGCTCATTAACCAAGGCATGATCCAGGGCCGGTCTAATTTTGTATACCGGATTAACGGCACGAATACGTTTGTTTCCTATAATTTAAAAAATAAACATGAAGTTACCCCCCTGCATGTAGATGTAAACATCGTGGAGAACGATGTTTTGGATATAGCGGCTTTTAAAAACTGGCGTTCAGACTTAAGCGACGCTGATTTTATCTTGGAAGAGGGCAAATACATCTGCGGTTGGGAAGTCGAGAAAATGTCTAAATCCAAATACAATGTTGTTAATCCGGACGATTTGGTGCATAAAGTTGGGGCCGATACCTTGCGCATGTACGAAATGTTTTTAGGCCCGCTGGAGCAGTTTAAACCCTGGAACACCAACGGCATTGATGGGGTACACAAGTTTTTAAAGCGATTCTGGAAATTGTTCTTCGATGCCGATAACCGTTTTTCCGTTTCGGAGGAAGAGCCAAGCGCCGCCGAACTTAAAACCTTGCATAAAACGATCAAGAAAGTAGAAGAAGATATTGAACGCTTCTCCTTTAATACATCCGTGAGCACGTTTATGATTTGTGTGAATGAGCTTACTTCGTTAAAATGTAACAAGCGGGCTGTTCTGGAACCATTAACCATCATTTTATCGCCATACGCGCCGCATATTGCTGAAGAATTATGGCATTTACTGGGGCATCAGGATAGTATTTCGTACGCCCGTTTTCCGGTTTGGGAAGAAAAATACCTGACAGAAAGCACGTTTGAATACCCGATTTCGGTGAACGGCAAAATGCGCGGTAAACTTACTTTCCCTACCAACATGGCTAAAGAGCTTATTGAACAAGAAGTAATTGGCTCGGGAGTGATTGATAAATATTTAGAAGGAAAATCGCCGAAAAAAGTAATTGTAGTGCCAAATAAAATTGTAAACGTAGTAGTTTAATAAAATCTACAGCAAACAAAAAGCGGCTCAGGATAACTCCTAAGCCGCTTTTTTAATTTATAAAAATAAGAATTTTTAAAATTCTATTGAAGCAATATCAATGTCTAGTCGCAATCTGCATTTGCTGGCAAACAATACTTAACAATCCGGTTATAAAGTTCGTCCGGGTTAAAGGGCTTGCTTAAGTAATCATTCATCCCCACCTGAAACGCACGGTCCTGAATATCCAACATGGCCGAAGCGGTTAGCGCAATAATTGGCACTTTCTGGTATTTTTCATCATCTAGCTGGCGAATAGCTAACGTAGTATCATAACCATCCTGCTCCGGCATTTGTAAATCCATCAGAATTAAATCATAATCATTGGCTTTTACCAAATCTAACGCTACTAACCCGTTTTCGGCAATATCAAAATCAATTTGCCATTGCTCTAAAAACTGCCGTACCAGAAAAATATTAATTTGGTTATCCTCGGCAATTAATAAACGGGTTCCTTTTAAGCTTTTTGGCGCAGAAACTACGGTTTCTTTGTTATTAGCCGCCGGACGGTTGCTGTTTTCAAAAGTAAGATCAAAATAAAATGAACTGCCTTTTCCTATTTTACTTTCCACAAATATGTCGCTGCCCTGCAATTTAAGCAAATGTTTGATAATGGTTAAACCTAAACCGGAACCGCCATACTCCCGGGTGGTATCTGATTTAGCCTGCGTAAAGCTCTCGAAAATAAGCTCCAACTTGTTATCCGGAATACCAATTCCCGTGTCGGTTACTTTAAAGTTTATGGTGGTGTTCGCTTGGGTAATTTTAATTACTTCCGCCATTACCATCACACTACCTTCTTTGGTAAATTTTACGGCATTACTAATCAGGTTGGTTAATATTTGACTTAAGCGAACCGGGTCGCCCACAATCATAGATGGTAAATCCTGATCCAATAAAAGCTTCAGTCGCAGACCTTTTTCGTCAGCTTTTTGCTGAAAAGCATCGCATATGTTACTAATAAGCTTCTTTGGATTAAAATCAATTTTTTCGAATTCTATCTTACCCGCTTCAATCTTACTAAAGTCCAAAATATCATTTATAAGAGTTAATAAATTGTCGGCCGAAAATTTAAGCACCTTTAGGTATTCTTCCTGATCCAGTCGGGGATCATTTTTCAGAAGTAAATGGGTAAAACCAATAACGGCATTCATGGGAGTCCGTATTTCGTGGCTCATCGTAGATAAAAAACTGCTTTTTGCCTCGTTTGCTGCCTCGGCCTTGTTTTTAGCTTCAATTAATTCTTGCTCCGTTTGTTTTTGCTTCGAAATATCTTTCGCAATAATTAAAATGCCGTCGGTTCCTTTAGTATTATTTTTTAGTAAAGATAGTGAACAGGAAGTTGGCAGCTTATGTCCATCCTTGATTGTAAAAAGTAATTCTTCGTTTAAGCATTTGCCGTCGGTTTTAAACCGCCCCAGTAATTCTGAGAAAAAAGGGTTATCCTGTAGCTGAACAAAATCAGAAAGTGGTTGATCATGCAGTTCATACTCTATATAACCAGTAAGTTCTTCAAAGGCTGGATTAACATTACGGATAGTAAAATCTGTATTCAGAATCAAGAGCATATCCACCACTCCCTGATAGATGCTTTGCATAAAGTCCCGGGAAACGGTAGAATTTTTAAGCTCTTCGCCCAGCATATTTACGCCGGCAATTATGGCATCTAACTCATCCCCAGTTTCCGAAGCATCTATTTTGTAGTCAAAATTACCATTGGCTACTTCCGCAATCAGAGTAGAAATTTCCTCGATTCTATCGTTCAGAATATTCACGTAATTGAATAGTTTCTATATTTTTAAAATAGTTTTACTCTTTTTCTACGGCAATCGTAGCTTCTATTAACTCCATGGCGTAATTATCTTTAGCCTGGTAATAACCTACTTTGGGGTAAAGCGTGGCACCTACTCTTTTCTTTTCAATGCTGGCCGAGATACCAAAGTTTACTTTAGCGCATTTTAAAGCATTAGCCCGCTTAATTACCTGATATAATGTTTGGCGATAAACACCATATTCCATTAAGTAATCATAATCCATACCAATTAACATTGGGCTATACACTTGCGCCGAATTAATGTGGCAAAAACAAACAGAAACCGGCAATTTATTTTGAGAATACTCTTCTTTAATATACAGCACTACAAATTCCCAATCTTTACTTTCGTTCATTAAATGGAAAAGCTTTTCCGGGAATAAGAAGTTGTTTAATGAAAAGTTATTGTCTTTTACGTTTTTGAACAACGTAATGGCGTGTTCTAGTTCCTCCGTTGCCAACTGGGCTTTTACTTTAACATCAAAAAATGGCTCATTTCTTTTAATTTTCTGAACATAGTGTCTCCGGTTCTTGCGGGAAAGGCTTTCTACGTATTCTTCTTCTGTAGTCCAGTTTAGGTTTTCTATTACGCAGGACTCCGGCATATCTATTTTCACAAAGCCTTGATCCACCATAAACTCATCCATGGATTTATCTTCCGCATCAAAGTCGCGTAGCACAATGTTACTCGCTTGGGTATTTTCCTGCACCCGGTAAAGCTCATCCATTACCAACTTAAAAGCTTCTTTCCATTGGGCGTTGTTTTTATTTAAGTAAAGGTGGTTGCCCTCCGTAAATAAACTTCCCATGAAAATACCTGTCGAGGTTAAGTAGTAAGGATTAAACTCTCTCTCCTTCTCAATAACTTTAGATACCGAAGCCTGCGAAAACATGTCTTCTTTATGCAGCGCCACTACAAACGAAGTTAGTAACACCAATTCGCCTTGGGCATCTTCTACCACGTAATATTTAAAATCCCAGTTATTTTCCTGTTCTTCATTATCCCGGAAAGAGTCTTCTAAAAACTTCATGCCGTTCCAATCAACCATCCCGTCGTTGCCGATGTAATTATTCCAAACCGCGGCATTTATATTTTGAATGGTATCAAATTTTTTAACTATTAATTGCGAAGAGGCCGGGTTTGCAGGAGTTTTAACTTCAACTGATGTGGCTAAAGGAGCCATTTTAAAGGCCTTCCGGATTTTCTCATCGGTTTGGTTAGTTTCTTCTAATGCCCGCTTAAAGTGGAGTTGTAACTTGTCGACCAAAGTTTCGATTTGCTCCAAGGTATTGTTTAAGGAAATGGTGATCCGGATGCCGATATTTTTGGCTGGTACCGCTGGGAAAGTAGCTAAATTTACGTAGATACCATCGTTAATCAATTCCTGCACCAGGTAATTTCCGGTATCCATAGAACCCGTTCCGATAAAAAAGATCGGGCTGTTATTTTCGTGCACCAATGGTAAATTGGTTCGCTTTAATAACTGGTTAAAGTATTCTATTTTATGTTGCAGCTCTTCCTGGTACTCGTAAATCTCATCGCTTAAGTGAATGCGGGCCGAAGCAATAGCAGCGCCTAAGGTGGCCGGCTCAATTTGTACCGAAAAGGTTAAAGGGCCACCAAAGTTATTTACTTTATTATACCATTCTTCGTTCGGGAAAAGCGACAAACCGCCACAGGCCCCAAATGCTTTGCCCAAATTTGCCGTTAAAATCATTTTGCGGTACAAGCCTTCCGGCATTTGACTCATTACGTAACCTGTACCATGTTTGCCAGCCCAGCTCATGCCGTGGGCATCGTCTACGTATAAATGCAACTGCTCATATTTTTCCGCTAAAGCAATCAGCTCTTTAACCGGGGCAAAATCGCCGTACATCGAATACACGCCATCGGCCATGTACCAGATTTTATCGTATTTGTTTCTTTGCTTTTTAATGCGGTCTTCCAACATTTCTAAATTATTATGCCGGATCATCTCTACCGCTACCCCTTGGCTCAGCAGTTTTTTTACAGCTTCCTGGATACTGGCATGAACCTGATGATCCAGAATAACTAAATCAGTGGACCGAATAATGCTGGGTATAGTTGTAAGGTGCGAAAGTGTGCAGTTCTTGGAAATAACAACCGGGGCATTATACATGGTCCGGATCATACTCTCTAACTCACTGTATAATGGGTTGGAAATATAAGTACGCGACATAGGAAACTGCGTACCATAACGCATGATTGCATCAATAGAACCTTCTTTCAGCTTCGGATTATGTTCCAATCCTAAATAACCGCAAGTACCAAAATGAAGTACCTGGTGGCCATTTAAAGTTAAAACCTGACCGTTTAAAGTTTGGTCTTGCGCATGTAAATGAATAATACCTTTCTTTTTAGACACCGATAATACAGAATCAACCGTATCTATGATGTTGTTATGTCTAATTTTTGCCATATTTTTTTGCTATTATTGTGCTCTTGAGTTTTAACAACACCAATATTGCATTTTATATTCAAATTAAATGTCACAATTCCAAGAAGGTGATAGAACCCTAGCCAAAGAAACCGAATATGTCAACATGTTCGTTCAAGACGGAATATTCCAATGCTACTTCAAGCCCATGGAAGTTCTGGATATTAACGTTGCGCACGTTACGGTAAGAGATAGATTGAACTTTTTGAAGAAAAACTCCTATCCGTCTTTGTTTGATATATCGGAAGTAAAACAAACCACTAAGGAAGCCAGGGACTTTATGGCCAATGAAGGGAACGAATTGGTGCTGGCAAGTGCTATGATTGTGTCAAATCCGATGCTTAAAATGATGGCTAACTTTTATGTAATGGTAAATAAGCCTAAAAACCCAACAAAATTGTTTACCGATGTAAACAGTGCTTTAGAATGGCTGGCTCAATTTAAAGCCAAGTAGTTTCGCTTAATTGTATTTTGCTTAGTGTTAAACAAAGCTTGTTTCTATCTTTTAAATTAAAGATAAATCTAGCATTATAGCACAAGTCCTATTTTTAAAATTTTATTTATTTGGCCAGGTATAGTTCAGTTCACTTTTATAGCACACTTTTATTATTAAACTTTACTAAGGTTAAAACAAACGAATTTTATAAAATAAAATAAAAACCCGGTAAGAACTACTGAACTTACCGGGTTATATTAATATAAGAGAAGGCTCCTAACTATTCGAGGTCTAGTTTCTGAACACGCGTAAGTTTAGAAAAAACTAATTCGTACGAGTGGTCAATCCATTCCCGTAAAAGATTATCTGAAATATTGCCCTGGGTGCTCACGGTATTCCAATGTTTTTTATTCATGTGATAACCGGGTTGCACCTCATCATGTAATTCCCGCAACTCCATTGCTTTATCTGGGTCACATTTTAAATTAACGCTCGCAAACTCGTTGATATCGGTTAAGGCAAAAATTTTGCCGGCTACCTTAAATACTAAAGTATTGTCACCAAAAGGAGTTTCTTCGGTAACACCAGGTTTGGCGAGGCAATAATCCCGAAAATCTTCAATGTTCATTAAAACAGGTATTTAATTGCCATGTAAATTAATCCTGCCAAAAACATGCTCATTGATAACTTATTAATAAAATGCATGGTGCGCAGGTTAAAATTAGATTTACGTCTCGGATCTTTCTTACGAAAGAAATAAGTGGCCACTTCTGAAAAATCGAATAATCCCATGAGATATGCTATTGGTTATGAAGGTTCTAACTTAAAACAAAAATGCAGATAAAAGAATTTACTCCGGGCAAATATTTAAAAAAGTAACATCTGCTGAGTCACTGATTTTTTAAATTTTATGAGGTAAGTTCTACGGGTATAGTTGCGGGTTCTACCCAACGGTTATCTTCTTTTATTAATTCAATAAGCTCATCTACAGCGGCATCTTCCGGCACTGATTTTTTAATTACACTCTGGCCGCGGTATAAAGCTATTTTTCCTTTACCCACGCCTACGTAACCGTAGTCTGCATCAGCCATTTCGCCTGGGCCGTTTACAATACAGCCCATAATACCTATCTTTACTCCTTTTAAATGGTCAGTCCGCTTCCGGATCATGGCAGTTGTTTCTTGTAAATCAAACAAAGTGCGGCCGCAACTCGGGCAAGAAATGTATTCGGTTTTGCTCATGCGGGTACGGGCGGCCTGCAAAATACCAAACGATAAGCGGTTTAACTGATCAATTTCGTGCAACCATTCTGGTTTCGGTTTATCAACTAAAAGCTCCGTACTTAGTAAAACGCCGTCACCCAAACCATCTATCAACAAACCACCAACATCTGTGGAGGCGTATAACTGGGTTTGCTCTGCCAACTGTTTCGGGAAACTTCTTTTTATAATTACTGGCGTTTGCAAGCCATTGTTCATTAACCGGAAAAAGCATTTACGCAATTCAGCCATGGCATGGGCATTAGTTGTTTCTATCATTAAAACAACAGAAGAATCTGCCCGGAGTTTGTAAAGAAAAGGCTCAGTTAAATCATTAATGGTAACCAATACAAAATTAACTTCCGGATGTTGTTCCGGATTATTTACATACTCCTTAGCCCGCATGCAAGGGTAGCGATCCAATCGGTTTAAGGCTGATAACCACACCGGATAATCAACAATCTCCTTTAAGCCATTGGGGAGCATAAAAGAAATAGGGTTTTGGCCGGTATAGATGTAGTCCGCCCCTAAATCGTTCATGTTAAACTTATCCAGCAACATGGAGTATAAATGGCCTACGCATTTCAGGTCGGCGTATTGGATGTTGGTTAAGCGGCTTAAGTCGGCCACTACCCGGGGCACATTTTGCCCGCCTATATTTCCAACTTCCTGGGTTTCGCGGCGGGAGTAGGCAAACGGATTAAGGGGTACCTGGCAAACAGGTTTAATAGGCTGGTGTCCGGCCCGGTCAGCGTAACGGTCAATTAATAACCGGGCAACCGGAGCTTCAAATTCCGGGGCTTCCGTTAAAGATACCCGTACCGTATCGCCAATGCCATCTTCCAGCAAGGTACCAATACCTACCGCTGATTTTATCCGGCCATCTTCTCCTTCGCCGGCTTCTGTTACCCCCAAATGAAAAGGATAAGGCTGCAAACCTTCTTCTTCCAGTTTTTGCGCCAATAACCGGTAGGCCTGCACCATTACCTGGGTATTGCTGGCCTTCATGGAAAGCACAATGTCGTAGTAATTTAAATCTTCGCAGATCCGGAGAAACTCCAGGGCACTTTCTACCATTCCCAGGGGAGTATCGCCGTAGCGACTTAATATCCGATCAGATAAAGAACCGTGATTGGTACCGATACGCATGGCGGTGCCATATTCTTTACAAATTTTTACCAGCGGAATAAACCGTTCCCGGATCCGGTCCAGTTCGGCCTGGTAAGTAGCATCGGTATATTCAATTATTTCAAATCTTTTTTTGTCGGCGTAGTTACCCGGGTTAATCCGCACTTTTTCTACAATACGGGCCGCTAATTCGGCTGCGTTCGGGGTAAAGTGAATATCGGCAATTAAAGGCACCTGATAGCCGCGGCGGCGAAGTTCGGCTTTAATATTTTTTAAATTTTCGGCTTCTTTCACGCTTGGGGCGGTAATCCGCACGTACTCGCAACCGGCTTCTACCATCCGGATGGTTTGCTCCACCGAACCTAAGGTATCCATGGTGTCGAAGGTAGTCATGGATTGCACCCGGATGGGGTTATTTCCGCCCAAGGGTATTTCTCCAATGTAAACTTCGCGAGTTTGCCGACGAAGGTATTCCGTTAAGCTGCGGCAATACGTATTATTCATGTTAAATGCGGGTGTTTTTCTTTAAAACAAACTTCCGGGCAGCTTAGTGTCCGGATGCACAAAATTACTAGTTACTCCTCGATTTAACACAAGGCATTAATTATTTTAAAAAACTTAATAATAAATCTTATTAACCGTTTAATTGTTTTAACTTAAGTATTAATTTTTAATTTTTTGATTTTAAAGAACATGGATCCACTTCATTCCCGGGCTAATTGGCGGGGTAAAATATTTCAGCAAGCAGAGGCTTTTGGTATGAAGAGCCAGCAAGTGTTAGATATTCTGACATTAACCAAAAGCGCTATTAAAGAAGAATTACAAGCCGAAATTAAAAATGGCCAATATAAAGTTGTATTGCAATTTCTGGTGGACCAATCGGTACGGCACGGTAAAAATTTGCTTTTTGATAAAATTATTCAGAAAGTTGCCGCTCGTTTAATTTTACGTTTAGGTATTCCGGGTGGTTTAGCGGTAAATATTGCTACTTTATTGGTGCCGGTATTATTAAAAGGAGTAAGTAAAAAAGTACTTAAAAATACCGATATACAAACTTGGCTTACCCAGATTAACCATAGCAAAATTGTGCCCCAGATAAATGCGCTTAAAAACTTTTTTAAAAAAGATAATAATGCGGCGGCGGCTTAATTTTTAAATTTTAAAAATATGATTTTTTTTAAAAACAAGAAAGGCGCTGATTTCAGCGCCTTTCTTGTTTTATTATGGGTTTGTATAAATTAATGTTTGAACAACATTTCGCGGTATTTAACTAAAGGCCAGTCTTCGTCGTCTACCATTAGTTCCAATTTATCTACGCTGTAACGGATTACATCAAAGTAAGCCCGAACCACATCGCAGTAATTAATGGCACGTTCGCGGGCATCTTCAATTTTGTTGGCCACTTTACGCGCTTCAATCATTTCTTCCACATTCTTTTTAATAATGTTAATGTGTTTCGAAATAAATTTAATGGATTCAATGGTTGATTCAGTATACTCGCCTTGATCTAAACCTAGTTCGCGTAAACCTTTAATGTTATTAATTAATTTGTTCTGATA
The sequence above is a segment of the Adhaeribacter swui genome. Coding sequences within it:
- the leuS gene encoding leucine--tRNA ligase, which codes for MSEYNFNQIEKKWQQYWNQQQTFKVTIDPNRPKYYVLDMFPYPSGAGLHVGHPLGYIASDIVARYKRIKGFNVLHPMGFDAFGLPAEQYAIQTGQHPAVTTEQNIAHYKEQLANLGFSFDWSREVRTSDPAYYKWTQWIFLKLFDSWYNQETDKAEPISTLIAKFQAGGNTQVKAAGHEDEIPQFSAQEWQQFSEKEQQAILLNYRLAFLSDATVNWCPALGTVLANDEVKDGVSERGGYPVIRQKMKQWSLRISAYAERLLNDLDQIDWTEPIKEMQRNWIGKSIGAELNFKIKDSEQQLKVFTTRPDTIYGVSFLVIAPEHEWVPELTSPEQKEAVEEYVNTAKNRSERDRMSDVKHISGVFTGSYVINPISGDEIPLWIADYVLAGYGTGVVMAVPASDSRDFNFAQHFNLPIIPVIEGSTPDEVYEAKEGIMMNSGFLNGLTVKEAIKAAVAKFEEMGIGKGKVQYRIHDAVFGRQRYWGEPIPIYYKDETPYPLPESELPLILPDIDAFLPTETGEPPLGRAKDWKYQDQYHYELTTMPGWAGSSWYYLRYMSPDDNEQFVLPEAEKYWNSVDLYIGGSEHATGHLLYSRFWYKFLKDLGYVSNEEPFKKLINQGMIQGRSNFVYRINGTNTFVSYNLKNKHEVTPLHVDVNIVENDVLDIAAFKNWRSDLSDADFILEEGKYICGWEVEKMSKSKYNVVNPDDLVHKVGADTLRMYEMFLGPLEQFKPWNTNGIDGVHKFLKRFWKLFFDADNRFSVSEEEPSAAELKTLHKTIKKVEEDIERFSFNTSVSTFMICVNELTSLKCNKRAVLEPLTIILSPYAPHIAEELWHLLGHQDSISYARFPVWEEKYLTESTFEYPISVNGKMRGKLTFPTNMAKELIEQEVIGSGVIDKYLEGKSPKKVIVVPNKIVNVVV
- a CDS encoding PAS domain-containing hybrid sensor histidine kinase/response regulator; the encoded protein is MNILNDRIEEISTLIAEVANGNFDYKIDASETGDELDAIIAGVNMLGEELKNSTVSRDFMQSIYQGVVDMLLILNTDFTIRNVNPAFEELTGYIEYELHDQPLSDFVQLQDNPFFSELLGRFKTDGKCLNEELLFTIKDGHKLPTSCSLSLLKNNTKGTDGILIIAKDISKQKQTEQELIEAKNKAEAANEAKSSFLSTMSHEIRTPMNAVIGFTHLLLKNDPRLDQEEYLKVLKFSADNLLTLINDILDFSKIEAGKIEFEKIDFNPKKLISNICDAFQQKADEKGLRLKLLLDQDLPSMIVGDPVRLSQILTNLISNAVKFTKEGSVMVMAEVIKITQANTTINFKVTDTGIGIPDNKLELIFESFTQAKSDTTREYGGSGLGLTIIKHLLKLQGSDIFVESKIGKGSSFYFDLTFENSNRPAANNKETVVSAPKSLKGTRLLIAEDNQINIFLVRQFLEQWQIDFDIAENGLVALDLVKANDYDLILMDLQMPEQDGYDTTLAIRQLDDEKYQKVPIIALTASAMLDIQDRAFQVGMNDYLSKPFNPDELYNRIVKYCLPANADCD
- a CDS encoding GNAT family N-acetyltransferase, whose amino-acid sequence is MAKIRHNNIIDTVDSVLSVSKKKGIIHLHAQDQTLNGQVLTLNGHQVLHFGTCGYLGLEHNPKLKEGSIDAIMRYGTQFPMSRTYISNPLYSELESMIRTMYNAPVVISKNCTLSHLTTIPSIIRSTDLVILDHQVHASIQEAVKKLLSQGVAVEMIRHNNLEMLEDRIKKQRNKYDKIWYMADGVYSMYGDFAPVKELIALAEKYEQLHLYVDDAHGMSWAGKHGTGYVMSQMPEGLYRKMILTANLGKAFGACGGLSLFPNEEWYNKVNNFGGPLTFSVQIEPATLGAAIASARIHLSDEIYEYQEELQHKIEYFNQLLKRTNLPLVHENNSPIFFIGTGSMDTGNYLVQELINDGIYVNLATFPAVPAKNIGIRITISLNNTLEQIETLVDKLQLHFKRALEETNQTDEKIRKAFKMAPLATSVEVKTPANPASSQLIVKKFDTIQNINAAVWNNYIGNDGMVDWNGMKFLEDSFRDNEEQENNWDFKYYVVEDAQGELVLLTSFVVALHKEDMFSQASVSKVIEKEREFNPYYLTSTGIFMGSLFTEGNHLYLNKNNAQWKEAFKLVMDELYRVQENTQASNIVLRDFDAEDKSMDEFMVDQGFVKIDMPESCVIENLNWTTEEEYVESLSRKNRRHYVQKIKRNEPFFDVKVKAQLATEELEHAITLFKNVKDNNFSLNNFLFPEKLFHLMNESKDWEFVVLYIKEEYSQNKLPVSVCFCHINSAQVYSPMLIGMDYDYLMEYGVYRQTLYQVIKRANALKCAKVNFGISASIEKKRVGATLYPKVGYYQAKDNYAMELIEATIAVEKE
- a CDS encoding DUF7793 family protein; translation: MSQFQEGDRTLAKETEYVNMFVQDGIFQCYFKPMEVLDINVAHVTVRDRLNFLKKNSYPSLFDISEVKQTTKEARDFMANEGNELVLASAMIVSNPMLKMMANFYVMVNKPKNPTKLFTDVNSALEWLAQFKAK
- a CDS encoding MmcQ/YjbR family DNA-binding protein, whose protein sequence is MNIEDFRDYCLAKPGVTEETPFGDNTLVFKVAGKIFALTDINEFASVNLKCDPDKAMELRELHDEVQPGYHMNKKHWNTVSTQGNISDNLLREWIDHSYELVFSKLTRVQKLDLE
- a CDS encoding DUF6728 family protein codes for the protein MGLFDFSEVATYFFRKKDPRRKSNFNLRTMHFINKLSMSMFLAGLIYMAIKYLF
- the ispG gene encoding (E)-4-hydroxy-3-methylbut-2-enyl-diphosphate synthase, whose amino-acid sequence is MNNTYCRSLTEYLRRQTREVYIGEIPLGGNNPIRVQSMTTFDTMDTLGSVEQTIRMVEAGCEYVRITAPSVKEAENLKNIKAELRRRGYQVPLIADIHFTPNAAELAARIVEKVRINPGNYADKKRFEIIEYTDATYQAELDRIRERFIPLVKICKEYGTAMRIGTNHGSLSDRILSRYGDTPLGMVESALEFLRICEDLNYYDIVLSMKASNTQVMVQAYRLLAQKLEEEGLQPYPFHLGVTEAGEGEDGRIKSAVGIGTLLEDGIGDTVRVSLTEAPEFEAPVARLLIDRYADRAGHQPIKPVCQVPLNPFAYSRRETQEVGNIGGQNVPRVVADLSRLTNIQYADLKCVGHLYSMLLDKFNMNDLGADYIYTGQNPISFMLPNGLKEIVDYPVWLSALNRLDRYPCMRAKEYVNNPEQHPEVNFVLVTINDLTEPFLYKLRADSSVVLMIETTNAHAMAELRKCFFRLMNNGLQTPVIIKRSFPKQLAEQTQLYASTDVGGLLIDGLGDGVLLSTELLVDKPKPEWLHEIDQLNRLSFGILQAARTRMSKTEYISCPSCGRTLFDLQETTAMIRKRTDHLKGVKIGIMGCIVNGPGEMADADYGYVGVGKGKIALYRGQSVIKKSVPEDAAVDELIELIKEDNRWVEPATIPVELTS